The Mesorhizobium koreense genome includes a window with the following:
- a CDS encoding FAD-dependent oxidoreductase → MKKRTEKYDVVVVGGGAGGLAAAVGAARSGCRTLLVERYGFMGGAATNAQVLAYCGFFLAGPAPVRSVAGVGQEVLQELGTIGMDIAPIVSKSGYWVVTLDPEAVKLAFDRVALRSGADIRLHTRLVSTTVEADRIVSVDLLDHAGMTTVEASAFVDASGEATLSAAAGAALSQEGGAEAHLQPASLPVRVGSVAADATFDRALMAEIIREHNAATDKPILREDGGVMVRLSGTEYWWTAIDLSTDGITGESLTEAEMSARELAWRNLEVLRRHPGFEKAHIVATGPQIGIRETRRPFSRRDVTGEDVLAGRRRDDAIARASWPMEVHEAPGRARFVNVGGEGFFDVPNGAIEARDIANLRLAGRVVGSDRQAYGSIRVMGTAFATGHAAGISAALACEGGAETEIHRLRKLLLEQEAIL, encoded by the coding sequence GTGAAAAAGCGCACCGAGAAATACGATGTCGTGGTCGTCGGCGGCGGGGCCGGCGGGCTTGCGGCGGCGGTAGGCGCCGCGCGGAGCGGATGCCGCACACTGCTGGTCGAGCGCTACGGCTTCATGGGCGGCGCGGCAACGAACGCGCAGGTTCTTGCCTATTGCGGTTTCTTCCTTGCCGGACCGGCGCCCGTCCGAAGCGTCGCCGGCGTCGGGCAAGAGGTGCTGCAGGAACTCGGAACCATCGGCATGGACATTGCGCCGATCGTCTCGAAGAGCGGCTACTGGGTCGTGACGCTGGATCCCGAGGCGGTGAAACTGGCCTTCGATCGCGTGGCGCTTCGCTCCGGCGCCGACATCCGTCTCCACACCAGGCTCGTTTCGACGACCGTCGAGGCGGACCGGATCGTCTCGGTCGATCTCCTGGATCATGCAGGCATGACGACGGTCGAGGCATCGGCCTTCGTCGATGCCAGCGGCGAAGCGACACTTTCGGCAGCAGCGGGTGCGGCGCTCAGCCAGGAAGGCGGAGCGGAGGCACATCTCCAGCCGGCCTCCCTGCCGGTTCGCGTCGGCAGTGTCGCGGCCGACGCGACCTTCGACCGGGCTCTGATGGCGGAGATCATCCGCGAGCACAACGCCGCCACCGACAAGCCGATCCTCCGGGAAGACGGCGGCGTCATGGTGCGGCTCTCCGGGACGGAATACTGGTGGACGGCGATCGATCTTTCGACCGACGGCATCACCGGGGAAAGCCTGACCGAAGCCGAGATGTCCGCGCGCGAACTCGCGTGGCGGAATCTCGAGGTGCTGCGCCGCCATCCGGGGTTCGAGAAGGCCCATATCGTGGCTACGGGGCCGCAGATCGGCATTCGCGAGACACGCCGGCCTTTCTCCCGCCGCGACGTCACGGGGGAGGACGTGCTGGCCGGCCGCAGGCGCGACGACGCAATCGCACGGGCGAGTTGGCCGATGGAGGTGCATGAAGCGCCGGGCCGCGCGCGCTTCGTCAATGTCGGTGGAGAAGGCTTCTTCGACGTCCCGAACGGGGCGATCGAAGCGCGCGACATCGCCAATCTGCGCCTCGCCGGCAGGGTGGTCGGCAGTGACCGCCAGGCCTATGGATCCATTCGTGTCATGGGCACGGCCTTCGCGACCGGCCATGCGGCTGGAATATCCGCGGCGCTCGCTTGCGAGGGGGGAGCGGAAACCGAGATTCACCGCCTGCGCAAACTGCTGCTGGAACAGGAAGCGATCCTTTAG
- a CDS encoding histidine kinase: MPTLFRFLTVIAVLVGLFYAGMFALVWYVKPNEGEITVRIPVEKINLKRGPDTASEASQ; the protein is encoded by the coding sequence ATGCCCACCCTTTTCAGATTCCTCACCGTCATCGCCGTTCTCGTCGGTCTTTTCTACGCGGGGATGTTCGCGCTTGTCTGGTACGTGAAGCCGAACGAGGGCGAGATCACCGTCCGCATCCCGGTCGAGAAGATCAATCTGAAGCGCGGGCCGGATACCGCCAGCGAGGCCAGCCAATGA
- the xerD gene encoding site-specific tyrosine recombinase XerD: MKGGARIEAFLEMMSAERGAAENTLLSYRRDLEDAAEFLAANGQGLDGAASADLRAYMDDIARRGFAASSQARRLSALRQFYRFLYSEGLRPDDPSGTVDNPRKDQSLPKVLGEEEVSRLLERAAGEAADESLGKVPHLSAIRMQAMIELLYATGLRVSELVSLPVAVARRDERFFIVRGKGGKERMVPLSGKAREALKAWLQEREEHPSMAESPWLFPAASEGGFMPRQVFARDLKGLAARAGISAAKISPHVLRHAFASHLLQNGADLRVVQQLLGHSDISTTQIYTHVLEKRLVELVSRHHPLADPGS; this comes from the coding sequence ATGAAGGGTGGCGCCCGCATCGAGGCTTTCCTTGAAATGATGAGCGCGGAGCGCGGCGCTGCCGAGAATACGCTTCTCTCCTATCGTCGCGATCTCGAAGACGCGGCGGAGTTTCTGGCGGCGAACGGGCAGGGGCTGGATGGTGCCGCGTCCGCTGATCTTCGTGCCTATATGGACGATATCGCCAGGCGCGGCTTCGCGGCCTCTTCGCAGGCGCGCCGCCTCTCCGCGCTTCGGCAGTTCTATCGCTTCCTCTATTCGGAAGGTCTGAGGCCCGACGATCCGAGCGGGACGGTGGACAATCCGCGCAAGGACCAGTCGCTGCCCAAGGTGCTCGGCGAGGAAGAGGTGAGCCGCCTTCTGGAGCGTGCGGCCGGCGAGGCCGCCGACGAAAGCCTTGGCAAGGTACCGCACCTTTCCGCCATCCGCATGCAGGCGATGATCGAACTGCTTTACGCTACGGGCCTGCGCGTATCCGAACTCGTTTCCTTGCCCGTCGCCGTTGCGCGCCGAGACGAGCGCTTCTTCATCGTGCGCGGCAAGGGCGGCAAGGAACGGATGGTGCCTCTTTCCGGCAAGGCGCGCGAGGCGCTCAAGGCCTGGCTCCAGGAGCGGGAGGAACACCCTTCGATGGCCGAAAGCCCATGGCTTTTCCCGGCCGCTTCGGAAGGCGGTTTCATGCCGCGCCAGGTCTTCGCCCGCGACCTGAAGGGGCTTGCCGCGCGTGCCGGGATCTCGGCGGCGAAGATATCGCCGCATGTGCTGCGTCATGCCTTCGCCAGCCATCTGTTGCAGAACGGCGCCGATCTGCGCGTGGTGCAGCAATTGCTCGGCCATTCGGACATCTCGACGACGCAAATCTATACGCATGTGCTCGAAAAGCGGCTGGTCGAGCTGGTGAGCCGGCATCATCCGCTTGCCGATCCGGGCTCGTAA
- a CDS encoding acetyl-CoA carboxylase carboxyltransferase subunit alpha, with protein sequence MYNYLDFEGPVRDLDGKILELKKLSETGEAVDVADEIARLEKRSRDALRDAYKALNPWQKAQVARHPDRPHCLDYVQGLFTDFTALAGDRSFGDDEAIVGGFARFRGEPVAVIGQEKGNDTKSRLRHNFGMARPEGYRKAIRLMDLADRFDLPVVTLVDTAGAYPGIDAEERGQAEAIARSTEKCLSIKVPMVSVVIGEGGSGGAIALATANRVYMLEHSIYSVISPEGAASILWRDSTRARDAATNMKITAQDLLGLKVIDGIIAEPVGGAHREPKGAIEATGRQIAAAFDELKAVNGDYREHRRQKYLSIGR encoded by the coding sequence ATGTATAATTATCTCGATTTCGAAGGCCCCGTTCGCGACCTCGACGGCAAGATCCTCGAGTTGAAGAAGCTCAGCGAGACCGGCGAAGCCGTCGATGTCGCCGACGAGATCGCCAGGCTGGAGAAGCGCTCGCGAGACGCCTTGCGCGACGCCTACAAGGCGCTCAACCCCTGGCAGAAAGCCCAGGTCGCGCGCCATCCCGACCGCCCGCACTGCCTCGACTACGTGCAGGGCCTGTTCACCGATTTCACAGCCCTTGCCGGTGACCGCTCCTTCGGCGACGACGAGGCGATCGTCGGCGGCTTCGCCCGCTTCCGGGGCGAGCCGGTCGCGGTGATCGGCCAGGAGAAGGGCAACGACACCAAGAGCCGGCTGAGGCACAATTTCGGCATGGCCCGGCCGGAAGGCTACCGCAAGGCGATCCGTCTGATGGACCTTGCCGACCGCTTCGACCTGCCGGTGGTGACCTTGGTCGATACGGCGGGCGCCTATCCGGGCATCGACGCGGAGGAGCGCGGCCAGGCCGAGGCGATCGCCCGCTCGACGGAAAAATGCCTGTCCATCAAGGTGCCGATGGTTTCGGTGGTCATCGGCGAAGGCGGATCGGGCGGTGCGATCGCGCTCGCCACGGCGAACCGCGTCTACATGCTGGAGCATTCCATCTATTCGGTCATCTCGCCGGAGGGGGCTGCGTCGATCCTCTGGCGCGATTCGACACGCGCGCGGGACGCGGCCACGAATATGAAGATCACCGCGCAGGATCTTCTCGGTCTCAAGGTGATCGACGGTATCATCGCGGAGCCCGTCGGAGGCGCGCATCGCGAGCCGAAGGGGGCGATAGAGGCGACGGGCAGGCAGATCGCGGCCGCCTTCGACGAGCTCAAGGCGGTGAACGGGGACTATCGTGAGCACCGCCGCCAGAAATATCTGTCTATCGGGAGATAG
- a CDS encoding murein L,D-transpeptidase family protein: MSSRIKSAGFLVAALLLAGCNGSIDDIAPKANKELPQKLIDSMKSKGMSTSSPIMVRLFKEEGQFEVWKQKGDGGYGLIATYPICKWSGQLGPKFTEGDRQAPEGFYTVRPSQMNPQSKYYLSFNIGFPNAYDRAHNRTGANLMVHGACSSSGCYSMNDAQVSQIYAFARDAFRGGQEAFQLEAFPFRMTAANMARYRNDPNYEFWKMLKQGYDQFEVAHLPPKVDVCEGRYVFNEIAAEGQSFPASPNGACPAMARSPAMAAATTAYDKKYDAAFADAVRTKAAPPSATIDGMKEASLVADWSRRRGRGERVSLQPPALDGKGKVTQTAEMGRIDSAVGRKMAALDAEKAAKEKAAQEKAQAIAAAKAAKEAEIAQAKAAKEAQIAEAKAAKQKAVAQASKQDEDAAAAPEASALAAEPKRPRMLTRMWNKMFGS; this comes from the coding sequence ATGAGTTCCCGTATCAAAAGCGCTGGTTTCCTGGTTGCCGCCCTGCTTCTGGCAGGCTGCAACGGTTCGATCGACGATATTGCGCCCAAGGCCAACAAAGAATTGCCACAGAAGCTCATCGATTCGATGAAATCGAAGGGCATGTCGACCTCCTCGCCGATCATGGTGCGCCTCTTCAAGGAAGAGGGGCAGTTCGAGGTCTGGAAGCAGAAGGGCGACGGCGGCTACGGCCTGATCGCGACCTATCCGATCTGCAAATGGTCGGGACAGCTCGGCCCGAAATTCACCGAGGGTGATCGCCAGGCGCCGGAAGGGTTCTACACGGTCCGCCCGAGCCAGATGAATCCGCAGTCGAAATACTACCTCTCCTTCAACATCGGCTTTCCGAACGCCTATGACCGCGCGCACAACCGGACCGGGGCCAATTTGATGGTGCACGGCGCCTGCTCCTCGTCGGGCTGTTATTCGATGAACGACGCGCAGGTGTCGCAGATCTACGCCTTCGCGCGCGACGCCTTCCGTGGCGGCCAGGAGGCGTTCCAGCTCGAGGCGTTTCCGTTCCGAATGACGGCGGCCAACATGGCGCGCTACCGTAACGACCCGAACTACGAATTCTGGAAGATGCTGAAACAAGGCTACGACCAGTTCGAGGTCGCGCATCTGCCGCCGAAGGTGGACGTGTGCGAAGGCCGCTACGTCTTCAACGAGATTGCCGCCGAGGGCCAAAGCTTCCCGGCATCGCCGAATGGAGCCTGCCCGGCCATGGCGCGCTCTCCGGCAATGGCGGCGGCGACGACGGCCTACGACAAGAAATACGACGCCGCTTTCGCGGATGCGGTGCGCACGAAGGCCGCCCCGCCGAGCGCCACGATCGACGGCATGAAGGAAGCGAGCCTGGTGGCTGACTGGTCGCGCAGGCGCGGACGCGGCGAGCGCGTGTCGCTTCAGCCGCCGGCGCTCGATGGCAAGGGTAAAGTGACCCAGACCGCCGAAATGGGCCGTATCGATTCGGCTGTCGGCCGCAAGATGGCCGCGCTCGATGCGGAGAAGGCAGCCAAGGAAAAGGCCGCGCAGGAGAAGGCTCAAGCCATCGCGGCCGCCAAGGCGGCGAAAGAAGCCGAGATCGCGCAAGCCAAGGCCGCGAAGGAGGCGCAGATCGCCGAAGCCAAAGCGGCCAAGCAAAAGGCTGTGGCCCAGGCGTCAAAGCAGGACGAGGATGCGGCCGCCGCGCCGGAAGCGAGTGCGCTGGCGGCGGAGCCGAAACGTCCGCGCATGCTGACACGCATGTGGAACAAGATGTTCGGCAGTTGA
- a CDS encoding sulfurtransferase TusA family protein, whose translation MSADAETYDLKGLNCPLPVLKARKRLAGMRPGARLWLETTDPLAVIDIPAFCKDNGHRLIESIGIDGGHRFLVERGE comes from the coding sequence TTGAGCGCCGACGCCGAAACCTACGACCTCAAGGGCCTCAACTGTCCATTGCCGGTATTGAAGGCGCGCAAGCGGCTGGCAGGCATGCGGCCGGGAGCACGCCTGTGGCTCGAAACCACCGATCCGCTGGCCGTGATCGACATTCCCGCCTTCTGCAAGGACAACGGCCATCGCCTGATCGAAAGCATCGGCATCGACGGGGGCCACCGCTTCCTGGTCGAGCGCGGGGAATAG
- a CDS encoding CobW family GTP-binding protein: MAVPVPVSLLTGFLGSGKTTLLNRLLKEPALADTAVVINEFGEVAIDHLLVERASDGVIELSDGCVCCTVRGELVDTLLDLARRMPALKRVIVETTGLADPAPVLQSLMAHPGLLDLFRLDGVIATVDAVNGDATLDRHEEAVRQVAMADRIVLTKSDITKVDGSIESLRGRLRQLNPGAPILESGPDRPPASELLDCGLYDPTRKIPDVERWLRAEAAPDHHNHHHGHAHHDHEGHHHDSRIRTVSLIHDRPIPFGAIEAFLDILRSANGERLLRMKGIVELAEDPERPLVLHGVQKVLHPPARLPAWPDSTRGTRLVLITMDMDEDYVRRLFAAMTGMPAADMPDRAAIEDNPLAIAGVKL; this comes from the coding sequence ATGGCCGTGCCCGTTCCCGTCAGCCTGCTGACCGGCTTTCTCGGTTCCGGCAAGACGACGCTGCTCAACCGGCTTCTGAAGGAACCGGCGCTCGCCGACACCGCCGTCGTCATCAACGAATTCGGCGAGGTCGCCATCGATCATCTGCTGGTCGAGCGTGCCAGCGACGGTGTGATCGAACTCTCCGACGGGTGCGTCTGCTGCACTGTGCGCGGAGAGCTTGTCGATACGCTTCTCGACCTGGCCCGGCGCATGCCCGCTTTGAAACGCGTCATCGTCGAGACGACCGGTCTTGCCGATCCGGCGCCTGTGTTGCAGTCGCTGATGGCGCATCCGGGGTTGCTCGACCTCTTCCGCCTCGACGGGGTCATCGCCACCGTCGATGCGGTCAACGGCGACGCGACGCTCGACCGGCACGAGGAAGCCGTGCGGCAGGTTGCGATGGCCGATCGCATCGTTCTCACCAAATCCGATATCACCAAAGTGGACGGTTCGATCGAATCGTTACGCGGTAGGCTGAGGCAGCTCAATCCTGGCGCGCCCATTCTGGAAAGCGGCCCCGACCGCCCGCCAGCTTCGGAATTGCTGGATTGCGGGCTCTATGACCCGACAAGGAAAATTCCCGACGTCGAACGCTGGCTTCGCGCCGAGGCGGCGCCCGATCACCACAATCACCATCACGGCCATGCGCATCATGACCATGAAGGCCATCATCACGATAGCCGCATAAGGACGGTCTCCCTCATCCACGACCGACCGATCCCGTTCGGCGCGATCGAGGCGTTCCTCGACATCCTGCGCTCGGCGAACGGCGAACGCCTTCTGCGCATGAAGGGGATCGTGGAACTCGCCGAGGACCCGGAGCGGCCGCTCGTCCTGCACGGTGTCCAGAAGGTTCTGCATCCGCCCGCCCGCCTGCCGGCCTGGCCGGACAGCACGCGCGGCACGCGACTGGTCCTCATCACCATGGATATGGACGAGGATTATGTCCGCCGCCTCTTCGCCGCGATGACCGGCATGCCGGCCGCCGACATGCCGGATCGCGCCGCGATCGAGGACAACCCGCTCGCCATCGCCGGGGTAAAGCTGTAG
- a CDS encoding D-alanyl-D-alanine carboxypeptidase family protein — MRRHLSFIFSLTLLAAATPSLAVAGPSLLFDVNNGRVLEHRDAFARWYPASLTKLMTAYVAFRALDKGEVTLLSPVRMTKNSSSQPPSKMGFKPGSVMTLDNALKMMITHSANDIAMAVGENIGGSQEAFVDRMNAEALRLGMSGTHYANPNGLFSPDNYTTARDQALLVTAIRKEYPQYLSYFEIEAIGVGKKVIPNINALIGRFDGADGMKTGFICESGFNFIGSATRQGRTLAAIVLGADSITDRAAQTAALLTQGFAGDEPAGPTLAAMPVEGSGVGEATNMREALCSKEARKRKKQKLADAGGEDDTGQAPLVMGSPYLHKLDHPRNVVMVSLGGATGPGGLPEPVEYADVPIPTPRPDYTPPAKTAKPVAKAQSATMQ; from the coding sequence ATGCGGCGGCATCTTTCTTTCATATTCTCGCTCACCCTTCTGGCTGCGGCGACCCCGTCTCTCGCCGTCGCCGGGCCCTCCCTGCTTTTCGACGTGAACAACGGCCGGGTGCTGGAACACCGGGACGCTTTCGCGCGCTGGTACCCGGCCTCGCTCACCAAGCTCATGACCGCCTATGTCGCCTTCAGGGCGCTCGACAAAGGCGAAGTCACGCTCCTGTCGCCGGTTCGGATGACGAAGAATTCATCCTCGCAGCCTCCGTCGAAGATGGGCTTCAAACCCGGCTCCGTAATGACGCTCGACAACGCGTTGAAGATGATGATCACCCATTCGGCCAACGACATCGCCATGGCGGTCGGCGAGAATATCGGCGGCTCCCAGGAGGCCTTTGTCGATCGCATGAACGCGGAAGCGCTCCGACTCGGCATGAGCGGCACGCACTACGCCAACCCGAACGGACTGTTTTCGCCCGACAATTATACGACCGCGCGCGACCAGGCGCTCCTGGTGACGGCGATCCGCAAGGAATATCCGCAATATCTCAGCTATTTCGAAATCGAGGCGATCGGCGTCGGCAAGAAGGTGATCCCCAACATCAACGCGCTGATCGGCCGTTTCGACGGGGCGGACGGCATGAAGACCGGCTTCATCTGTGAATCCGGTTTCAATTTTATCGGCAGCGCGACCCGGCAGGGACGCACGCTTGCGGCCATCGTGCTCGGCGCGGATTCGATCACCGACCGCGCGGCGCAGACCGCCGCGTTGCTCACCCAGGGTTTCGCGGGGGACGAGCCGGCCGGTCCGACGCTGGCCGCGATGCCGGTCGAGGGCAGCGGCGTCGGCGAGGCTACCAACATGCGCGAGGCGCTCTGTTCCAAGGAGGCCCGTAAAAGGAAGAAGCAGAAGCTCGCGGACGCCGGCGGCGAGGACGATACCGGCCAGGCGCCGCTTGTGATGGGTTCGCCCTATCTCCACAAGCTCGACCATCCGCGCAATGTCGTCATGGTCAGCCTCGGCGGCGCGACGGGACCGGGCGGCTTGCCGGAGCCGGTGGAATATGCCGACGTGCCGATCCCGACGCCCAGACCGGACTACACCCCTCCCGCGAAGACGGCGAAGCCGGTCGCCAAGGCGCAATCGGCTACAATGCAATAG
- a CDS encoding M20 aminoacylase family protein, whose protein sequence is MPILNRAAEMQDEIAGWRRHIHSEPELGYDVHKTAAFVAERLKEFGVDEIVTGIGRTGVVGVIKGRLGAGATIGLRADMDALPIQEITGKPYASTVPNKMHACGHDGHTAMLLGAAKYLAETRNFSGNVAVIFQPAEEGGGGGNAMVKDGMMERFGIAKVFGMHNMPGIPVGEFAIRPGPIMAATAEFTIKITGKGGHAAMPHTTIDPVVIGSQLVGAIQSIASRTVDPVKSVVVSVTKFHAGDAYNIIPETAELAGTIRTLDKAVAAKAEERMRAICEGMATTFGAKVELDYDPNYPVTVNNADETVFAADVARGVAGEQKVEGEVAPLMGGEDFSYMLEARPGAFIFLGNGDSANLHHPAYDFNDEIIPHGVSYWVKLAESALPAR, encoded by the coding sequence ATGCCGATATTGAACCGCGCCGCCGAAATGCAGGACGAGATCGCCGGTTGGCGCCGCCATATCCACAGCGAGCCGGAACTCGGGTACGATGTCCACAAAACGGCGGCCTTCGTGGCGGAGAGACTGAAGGAATTCGGCGTCGACGAGATCGTCACCGGCATCGGCCGCACCGGCGTGGTCGGTGTCATCAAGGGCCGGCTCGGCGCCGGCGCGACAATCGGGCTCAGGGCCGACATGGATGCGCTGCCGATCCAGGAAATCACCGGCAAGCCCTACGCCTCCACCGTTCCGAACAAGATGCACGCCTGCGGCCATGACGGCCATACCGCGATGCTGCTGGGCGCCGCGAAATACCTTGCCGAAACGCGCAACTTCTCCGGTAACGTCGCGGTCATCTTCCAGCCGGCGGAGGAGGGGGGCGGCGGCGGCAACGCGATGGTGAAGGACGGCATGATGGAACGCTTCGGCATCGCCAAAGTCTTCGGCATGCACAATATGCCGGGCATCCCCGTCGGCGAATTTGCCATCCGGCCCGGTCCGATCATGGCGGCGACGGCGGAGTTCACCATCAAGATCACCGGCAAGGGCGGCCATGCGGCGATGCCCCACACCACGATCGACCCCGTCGTGATCGGCAGCCAGTTGGTCGGCGCCATCCAGAGCATCGCCTCGCGTACCGTCGATCCGGTGAAGTCGGTGGTGGTATCAGTCACCAAATTCCATGCGGGCGACGCCTACAACATCATTCCGGAGACGGCCGAACTTGCCGGAACGATCCGCACGCTCGACAAGGCCGTCGCCGCGAAGGCCGAGGAGCGCATGCGCGCCATCTGCGAGGGCATGGCGACGACTTTCGGGGCGAAGGTCGAACTCGACTACGATCCGAACTATCCGGTGACCGTCAACAATGCCGACGAGACCGTCTTTGCCGCCGATGTGGCGCGCGGGGTCGCCGGCGAGCAGAAAGTCGAGGGCGAGGTAGCACCCTTGATGGGCGGCGAGGACTTTTCCTACATGCTGGAGGCGCGACCGGGGGCCTTCATCTTCCTCGGCAACGGCGATTCGGCGAACCTCCATCACCCCGCCTATGATTTCAACGACGAGATCATTCCTCACGGCGTCAGCTATTGGGTGAAGCTGGCGGAGAGCGCGCTGCCGGCACGGTGA
- a CDS encoding response regulator: MNANAATILIVDDEPPIRRLLRTSLNSQGFQVSEAVDGRGALAEIDRSRPDLVILDLGLPDMDGADVIRTLRDGGNAVPILVLSSRVDEKGKVEALDLGADDYVTKPFGTAELFARIRAALRHRLQQQGEQPVFRSGDLEVDLMRRIVRVRGGEVKLTPKEYDILRMLVAHAGKVLTHRMLMSEVWGGETDVQYLRIYVRQLRQKIEADPERPQYILTETGVGYRLMME, from the coding sequence GTGAATGCGAATGCCGCCACGATCCTGATCGTCGACGACGAACCGCCGATCCGGCGGCTGTTGCGCACCAGCCTGAACTCGCAAGGCTTTCAGGTAAGCGAAGCCGTCGACGGGCGTGGCGCGCTCGCCGAAATCGACCGATCCCGCCCCGATCTTGTCATTCTGGATCTCGGTCTGCCCGACATGGACGGGGCGGACGTGATCCGCACCTTGCGGGATGGCGGCAACGCCGTGCCGATCCTTGTCCTGTCGAGCCGCGTTGACGAGAAGGGCAAAGTCGAAGCACTCGACCTCGGCGCCGACGACTACGTGACAAAGCCGTTCGGCACGGCCGAACTTTTCGCCCGGATCCGCGCGGCGCTCAGGCACAGATTGCAGCAGCAGGGCGAGCAGCCGGTTTTCCGCAGCGGCGATCTGGAGGTCGATCTGATGCGCCGTATCGTGCGCGTGCGCGGCGGGGAAGTGAAGCTGACGCCCAAGGAGTACGACATATTGCGCATGCTGGTCGCCCATGCCGGCAAGGTGCTCACCCATCGCATGCTGATGAGCGAGGTCTGGGGCGGCGAGACGGATGTGCAGTATCTGCGCATCTATGTCCGCCAGCTTCGACAAAAGATCGAGGCCGATCCCGAGCGGCCGCAATACATACTGACGGAGACAGGTGTCGGCTACCGGCTCATGATGGAGTAG